The following nucleotide sequence is from Aquarana catesbeiana isolate 2022-GZ linkage group LG08, ASM4218655v1, whole genome shotgun sequence.
taccaatcaatgccacctatgagtgcccatcagtgccgcctatgagtgcccatcagtgccgcataccagtgcccatcagtgccgcctatcagtgcccgtcattgaagaagaaaacgtacttatttacaaaaaaatttaacagaaacaaagaaaaacttttttttttcaaaattttcggtctttttttatttgttgcgcaaaaaataaaaaccgcagaggtgatcaaataccaccaaaagaaagctctatttgtgggaacaaaatgataaaaaatgtgtttgggtacagtgtagcatgaccgcgcaattgtcattcaaattgcaacagcactgacagctgagaattggcctgggtgggaaggtgtctaagtgctgggaattgaagtggttaatagagataagagtgatgtcatgtgacctcccagaatcctcctcacctctccggtcaggtctgtgttttattaatagagataagagtgatgtcatgtgacctcccagaatcctcctcacctctccggtcaggtctgtgttttattaatagagataagagtgatgtcatgtgacctcccagaatcctcctcacctctccggtcagctctgtgttttattaatagagataagagtgatgtcatgtgacctcccagaatcctcctcacctctccggtcaggtctgtgttttattaatagagataagtgtgatgtcatgtgacctcccagaatcctcctcacctctccggtcaggtctgtgttttattaatagagataagagtgatgtcatgtgacctcccagaatcctcctcacctctccggtcagcaggtagatgatctccagggtgaggtctaaTACGCTCCGGGTCACGTGATTACGCCTGGCGTCCATCTAACCAGGTTCAGCACCGGGGGAAGCTTCAGTGTGATTTCTAAAGAGAGACACACTTCACATTTTATACAATCAGTTCTAAAGCTTTTATTTGATATAAATCTATAGaagattattatacagggtttatatggcGGGTTTATATGGCGGCAACAGTTTTCTtggcgctttacaatataaaaagggagacagtaggattacaatacaataaaatacaagagggtttaGATAAAGTTGACCTATTCTGCATGTAAAGGGTCTTTCCTCTTATGAAAAGTTATTCCTCCGCTGCACACCAGCTGCAATCCCTAATCAGGCTGTCAATAGGAGTGGCAGCACTGGCTGGTGAACTGAGCTAGCAGGGTTAAAGGGGACAGAATGTTCTATGCAGTCCTGAAGCTCAGACAGTGTCATATTGCATACCTGAGGAGGGTCAGGCTGGTATTTAGGGAACCACAGAAGACATGTAATCTTGGTGTGGCTTGGATTCAGGTACACATGCGCACACTGCACCTTCCTCCAAAGGGTGCTGGTCATTCACCTACACCGCTAATCAATCATGGTTCCTGTCCCTGTTTTGTTCTCCTTACCATTCCCCAGCTGTGGATGTACACATGACTGAATACCAGGTTAATTATCGCCTTCAAAAACAACTACACAAAAGTGTCTTCAGAAATGTAGCGCTGCAGGGGGGCCATGTTGGAGACCGGAAGCCATTCTGACGGAGGGGTGGCCTTCTCAAACATGGCTCCTCTGGCGGAGACGTCCCAGTGTGCGCCGAGTGCCTTCAGGGAGGGCGGGGCTGAGCGCATCCGGAGACGTCAGTGGGGAGGAGATAGCGGTGGGAGGGGGCGTGTCCGAAGTGACCAGTAATCACGCTCAATGTACATAGGTACGTCTGAGCATGCGTGCAGAGGGACGTCAGAGCATGCGCATTGAGGTAGAGGAAGCCAGAAGAGAAGTGCGCATGCGCATCCCTGTGCAGTCTTGTTGTGGGGGATACTGGCAGATCTTGGGGAGCAGAGACTGGGGCAGACAAGCGCAGGAGGGACAGGTATGGCTGCTGGAGGGGACCCACGGACTCTGACACCCTTCCCATGGCGGGGCTTATGAATATAGAAGCCACAGCCACCCATACCAGCATTTTACAGGGTTCCTCCACCCACAATCTAGGCTTTAGTTATGGGTGGACAAttggggtggtgggggaggggtaaaTGCCCTCTGTATGTCTATATTTGCCCTACATAAGTGTGAAATTCAGGCAGGAGGGTGATATCCTGTCGTTAGGGACACTGcaggtgggtggagctgggaatTCCACTCATAGGAGTCCAGGATGGTGTGCTGACCAATAATCCGCTGCACATCAGCCTAGAAGTTAGTGCTGAGAGGTTGCAGTGCCAGGGTCCGCTGCTCAGTATCAGCAAACCCCTCTATGATAAGCAAGACCACTATGACCAAGTCCTGGTGGgtgggacgaaacgcgtcagtggtgtGGTTAATGGAGTAGAGCTGGCTGAGGCCGCCTAACACCTTAAACTGGTCTGGCATATCCAGCAAGCTCCTACCATAGTTGTTTCCTTCCCATGGGATTGTGAGATCAGATTTTGTGAACTCCAGATCTAGTCTTCTAGACCCATCACCCAACTATATGCTAACCCAAATCAAATTCTGTCTGTCAACAGAGATCTCCAGTCAGAACCATCGAGGAGTGCTGCGGCTCATCATGGACAAGAAGAAGCGCCATCTAACGAAGAGGatcctaaacctcaccctggagatcatctacctgcttaccggagaggtgaggaggattctgggaggtcacatgacatcactcttatctctatttataaaacacagacctgaccggagaggtgaggaggattctgggaggtcacatgacatcactcttatctctattaataaaacacagacctgaccggagaggtgaggaggattctgggagatcactTGACATCACTCTAAtccctattaataaaacacaggcCTGACCGAGGAGGTgaagaggattctgggaggtcacatgacatcactcatctCTATTATTAAAGCACAGAGCTCACCAGGGAGGTCAGGGGAGCATCTGTGACACGGGAAAGCAAAGTCCTGTAtttaccaagatggctgcccccaCACAGAGACAAAGTGCAGAACAAGACATGGTAGGTCTGTAATGGGTTGAAGGTCAGCTACAGGGAGATCACAAGCAATACTGGTGACAAATCGTTTGCCCTctacttgccttttttttttttggtcaccacTTTCACAGCTGAGAACTTCTTCATCTATTTCAATACATATTAGGATTATGTTCCACTGAGGAAGTCTGGTGACCATATGACACCCAACAGCCACCCCTTTGTGTCTGGAAGATGGAGTAGGAGCCAGAGCCGTAACTTGGAGCCTCCACCTTTCTCACTGGCACCTGAGAAGATCAACGACAAAAAGATCCTTCAACTGACCAGCAAGATCATTGAACTGCTGacgggagaggtgagcggtgccgggaattctcgGACATTATCTAGTAACAGACAATGGGATGGTGACTGTACCATTATGCGTCGTGTTTCTATAACAATGTTTCTTCCTCCATGCAGGAATTTGACTATTTGGAAGAAGACACAAATTTCTACAAAGACGTCAAGGTGGAGAAATCTCAGATGCTTCAAGTAAGCGGTAAGTTATCTCCATAAATGTATTCccaaggagagagcagtacggagggtccacctagatccctcattatctgataaacacatagatacaatgtattcagtcagtgtgtgtgtttcctacagatggatccagtaatgggaactctccagagagatgtcctctgtattcccgggattccacacaggaacatcaggagatccctcaggAGGATCACAATATTCCAGAAAAATCTACTCCGATTTCTAGAGATGTTTTAGTTGATCAGAAGGTAAGATGTTGACGTTCAAAAGTATGTGAGTGCCTGAGCATCAAATCTATAGTAACTTGTTGGACCCATTCTAAACTTCATCAATATGGAGTTGGGGCCCCCTTTGTGGCTTTAACAGCCCCGCTTTTTTGGGAAGAGCTTCTAAAAGATTTTGGTGTGTCTGTGGTAATATGTGTGTCATGTATCTGGTGGAGGAGCCTGAAGTGATGAGAGCAGCTTCTTATATACCTCCGGCTCAGAGCCCCAGGTAAAGTAACAGGAGGTGCGTGGGTATTTAGTGGCACAAGTGCCTAATTGTACTTGCCAGCAGCTGGTGTAGGTAGGTAGTCTAAACGTCTGCAGCGTCAGGCCATTCAGCAGGTAAAATAGCAGCGAAGACTGGCTCACTGCCAGGTGATCAGCAGAGACCAGCTGGGCAGCAGGTAagtgatcagcagagactggctgggaAGCAGGCAggtgatcagcagagactggctgggaAGCAGGCAggtgatcagcagagactggctgggcagcaggcaggtgatcagcagagactggctgggcagcaggaaggtgatcagcagagactggctgggcagcaggaaggtgatcagcagagactggctggggGGCAGGCAGGTGATCAACAGAGACTGGGTGGGCAGCAGGTAagtgatcagcagagactggctgggcagcaggtaggTGATCAGCAGACACTGACTGGGGGGCAGGCAggtgatcagcagagactggctgggcagcaggtaggTGATCAGCAGACACTGACTGTGGGGCAGGCAGGTGATCAAcagagactggctgggcagcaggcaggtgatcagcagagactggctgggcagcaggcagatgatTAGCGAAATCAGACAAGCTGGGTCTGTAACTGTGGGTCAGATtgggtgtgaaagggctctaacagtgagagacagaataacagcaaaaatatccagaaaaacataattcaaaaaagttatacattgatttgcattttaatgagtgaaatgtaTTTGATCCCCGACcaatcagcaagatttttggctcccagttgtcttctatacaggtatgAACTGTCCTTGGATACGTCTAAATATTGGTTTTTGGAAGCTTGCTTAGAAACGTGAAAGCTTTATTTATTAATGTGATCGTAGGCTGAAGACATGCAAGAAGTCAAGGCTTTTATCGTAACCCAGATTCACACTGCTGAGGAGCTGAAtgtgatgggtgatgatcggtgtaaagaggaggaaatccctccagagatcagcacaggtaagTAATATACAACAAACAACATACCTGGCTCATCGGGAAGCCTGGGAACCGATCCGACGGTGGGGGCGGCCAGCCATAGAGCTAAGCAGAGGAAAAATTACCTCCACTTATCTCTATGGCATAGGAGGCCCGGAGCGAcattatgacgtcacttccggttcacagGCAGTGTAAACAAGGGAAATCTCACTCCCGTGTAACCACCACTGCGCTTCTGGAcaagtgaaaaaagaaaataactaaaggaaaaaactaaatagagagagaatatcaccgctccaggtgggtcagatcaaggtaaaaggcatctccttcagtctagaagtccaggtgctggcaatgctatggcagttagacatcaaagaaattctggacagccacactccaaagatatttgcctttattcaataaggtatcATGCAAAATACagatcacagcaaagtggaacaaaacttacgcgtttcgcactacaaggagtgcttagtcatagctctgactaagcactccttgtagtgcgaaacgcgtaggctttgttccactttgctgtgatctGTATTTTGGATGATAccctattgaataaaggcaaatatctttggagtgtggctgtccagaatttctttgatgtctaaaggAAAAAACTACAGCTGCCACTTGAATAAATCAAACATGTGAACAATATTTAAACCTCATAATGAGTGGAATAAATAGTGGCGCTTCAAAAGAACATCTAATGCACCAGAAAAAATTGTGGATATGAATAcacaatgaaaaataataaatagtgaTCAACTGTTAATAACGACCAATACTAGTGACACCTAAATAATCAGTGAATGAATAAATGTGAACAACTGTTTCATAGCACATTATAAAAGAAAGAAACAAACACCCTGTGACGGTTGTCACAGCtgtagttaaagtggggttccacccaaaaaaacaaaaatacatgaaaaatcctaaaaaaaaaccccaaaaaacatttggatatttttttttttttaacttgcctctaaatgcctgttgctagggggtccctcgtagtctgccccttccagtgcctgggctggtgacatcacttccccctcggcacaggaagggctccgctctgctccctccctccctcctgtcaatcatctgggacccattacaggtcctaggtgactgagcggccaatcatggcgcgcagtgccgctcgcgcatgcgaagtgggtgccaggctgtgaagccacagcccggcgcccacagttgcaatgccggcgccactgaacggagggggagacgagcggggcttcgatcccccgcatagctggacccagggacaggtaagtgtccaattaaaagtcagcagctgcagtatttgtagctgctgactttgttttatttattttttttttttttacatgaccccctgggtggaactcctctttaaagtgctAATGTAGTTAAAGTGCTAATGCATGGAACTCCATGCACTGATAAAGCGATCTATATCGGTCCCATGAATAAGTcgtttgtgacgaaacatgtcggggcgtggctatacggcaagcatCTAAAGCGTGACGGAGGACGTTGTGACGTTACACGCTGCATCGGATAGTGGAGGCTTGGGACGAGGAGTGGGTGAGACTGATATAGCTGACACACTACCCTGGGTCCGCCACAACCGTTATAGATCGCTTTACCAGTGCATGGAGATCCGTGATGTGTTTACCTTTGGTTTGTTTTGATTTtgacacatgtgagtgcaatggtgtgaGATTGGTgagtttttaatacatttattgtaCTTTATCACGCTATTTGGAGCGTATTTTCATTTGCATGTGGAACGATGATTTCTTGAGGAAAAAGGAATTGTGGCAATTACGTTTGAAGTTTGGAGATCTAAAAAGAACTCCTAATTAGTGTGGGTTGAGGCGAGTTATGCTAAACACGattttggcatattttttttttttttggctctgatGCTTTCCATTGTAAAAGAgacatgtggggtcttattgaccttattggggacctgtcatgctttattgttgtcagaagagatgtttacatttcttgtgatagcaataaaagaaattaaaaaaaataaagggacagtgtaaaattaaaaaatataataaaataataatacattttttttttttttctcaaagcgaCCCCGTCCCCCGTGCTCACATGATGTTTGCACCAGACATCTGATTATCTGAGGATAATGTTTaagggttcgaagtaattttctagcaaaaaaatacagacttttacttgtaaacaaaaagtgtgagtataggcctggtccttaagtggataattaTATTCTCCCTTTAAGACTGACTTTATGTCCCCCAGGTGCATACGGAAACTTCCCAGATAGTGAGCCTATCTCCCCTCACGGCTTTGAAACAGATGAACACTTTGCTGAAGACACCAAAGAAGAATCTAACTCGTTTCCGGTCTCTGGACACACCGGTTACTTCGCCAGCCCTCCCGACACTATGGTGCCCAGCATCGGCCGGGGCGGAGACCAGATCTACATCTGCACGGACTGCGGCGAGTCTTTCCTGTGCAAGTCCCACCTCGTCTCGCACCAGAAGTTCCACCTGGGGAAGAAGCAGTACGTCTGCCCCGAGTGCGGCAAATGCTTTGCGTACAACTCGCACCTGGTCCGGCACCGGATcacgcacacgggggagaagccatactcCTGTGAGGACTGCGGCAAGTGCTTCACACAGAAGTCGTACCTCACCTTGCACGAGCGCTGCCACACGGGCGAGAAGCCCTTTTCCTGCTCCGAGTGTGGGAAGTGCTTTGCGCGGAACGCCAGCCTCTGCATGCACCAGCGCATTCACACCGGTGAAAAACCGTTCTCCTGCTCGGACTGCGGCAAAAGCTTTTCCCAGAGGTCTTATCTGCTGCTACACCAGACGTGCCATCGAGGGAACAAACCGTATTCGTGTCCCCAGTGCGGCAAGTGCTTCACCACTAACTCCTACTTGACCAAACACCAGAGGACTCACATGGGGGACCAGCCTTGCCTATAGCACCATGGTGGACTAATGGGAAACAATCAGTCTGATTTTGGTTGGACAGTAAGGATGTTGACTCCCCATCCCAACTCCTTTTTTTTCTTGGGGACTCCAATAGTGAAACATTTTAACCAATACAAAGTGAGAAGAGTCCTATAAGCCGCACAACACTACAAAAACTTGTGCGTGGAAAGTGAAAACAGCCCCATGACGAAACGTGTTGAGGGGTGTCCTGGATAAAGCCCAGCTTGAGGCTGTTTTCACTTTTACACACAGGCTTTTCTAGTGATGTGCGGCTTATAGAACTCTTCTCTCTTTGTACTTTCCATGGAGCTGGCACGAGCTCCGTCCTTTCCTGCACTCCCAACAGTTGATATTAGAACAGAACCTGTAGGAGCTTCGAGCAGCACCTGTAATTTGGCACATTGTAATGCCATTACGTCAAGAATTCCAACCTTAACATCTTGGTACCACCAGGTCTTCTATGGACCATGGTCAAAATAATTTACATGAATTCCTTCCCCTGAGGAGCTTACAATATCATATTCTTACTTTGTGTACTCCAGTTGGCACCAGTGTTCCATGGTTTGCTTACCTACAATTGCTGGTATGTTCCTTGGTCCCAACCGTTCACATCAGTTACTACCCCTGAGAGAGGAGTGCACTATACTGTCCTCACGTCAGGTAGTCCAATAGTGAGATCTTGCCTTTGGAGTTCCATGGTTTCCTCATCTACCACTTATGTCCCATTGTTGTAACaattcacatctgtccctgccctCGAAAAGAGTACACTGTACTATCCTCACGTCAAGTACTCCAATAGTGAGCTCTTGCTATTAGAGTTCCAAGGTTTTCTTACCTACTACAGCAGTTATGTCCCATAACAATTCATGTCAGTACCTGCCCCCGAGAAGCTTGCAATGCAATGCTCCCCCTTGGGGTACTCCAGATGTAAGATGTTGGCACTAGAGTTCCTAGGTCTGCTGACCTGCCACTCTTAAGTGAGCAGACCTGCTGGTAGGTATGCATAGTGCCCTATGATTGTTACCATTCACATCAGCCCCCACCTGTGAGGAGCCTAATGTCCCTACTTCAGGTAGACCAGCTGTAAGATATAAGTCAGTATATAAGTCAGTAGACTTCTCAGGTCAGCTTGCCAACCATGACTAGGTGAGCAGACTTGGTCAGTCCCTGCCTCCTAGGAGCTTACACTTGTTCATTTCACAGATATTCTAGTGGTCAGATTCTTAGACCAGAGACGTGAGTCCCTGCCCCTGAAGAGACTGTAATGACTTTACCTAGGATACTTCAGGAGGGTACTCCAGATGTAAGATGTTGGCACTAGAGTTCCTAGGTCTGTAGACCTGCCACTGTTAGTTGAGCAGACCTGCTGGTAGGTATCAGGAACAATTCAACATGTATTTCTCCCATTTTATTTCTTCCTGAGAAGTGAAGGGCAAAAGGCTAACCTATGTTAAGAgaagtgccacatccaatattcaAGACAGAGATaaagagggttcccctaagtggacttttaaggcacttaatttgtattttgtgtgaaaaatatatagcagagtatacagaaaattataataataaacacattttatttagagaaaaacattttttttttaaaacaattgtaaCAAAACATTGATTCATCCAGACAGTGTGTTTATATCACCATAAAAATATACACAAAAGAAGAGGTTTCTTTTGTGTATATTTTCATAGTGATATAAACGCACTGTCTAGATGAATCAATGTTTCgttacaattgtttaaaaaaaaaatgtttttctctaaataaaatgtgtttattattataattttctgTATACTCTGCTATATATTTTTCACACAAAATACAAATTAAGTGCCTTAAGTCCACTTAGGGAAACCCTCTTTATCTCCATTTTATTTCTTCCTGGACAGCTTGGCACACGGAAAATCTGCTGCCGAACCATACGAAGTGGTGACACCAACTTGGGAGACATGTAGATGGGGTAGAGAAGACCCACTGTGCCAAATTTGGAGTCTCTAGGATTAATGGTTcaggagatattgaccggcaaatatccaatatcgggaagaatttacGATTGGCGGCTATGGGAAAATTTTGTTCAGTTAGTGTAGTTTGAAAAGGCACTGCTACCGAACCATATGAAGCGGCAACACCAAACTTGGGAGACACGTAGATGGGGTAGAGAAGACCCACAATGCTAAATGTGAAGTCTCTAGGATTAATGGTTCAGATGATAGTGAACCGGCAAAAAGCCAATATCGGGCAGAATTTAACATGAACAGCTATGGGAACATTTTGTTCAGTTGGTTTAGTTTGAAAAGGCACTGCGAATGAACCATATGCAATGGCGACACCAAACTTGGAAGACACATAGAGGGGTTAGAGAAGACCCACTAGGCCAAATTTTGAGTCTCTAGGATTAATGGTTCAGGAGATATTGACCAGCAAATATccaatatcgggaagaatttaccattgGCGGCTGTGGGAAAATTTTGTTCAGTTGGTTTAGTTTAGCTCATGTCCCTACCTCAGGTAGTTCAGCTGTAAGAAATTGGCAGCAGACTTCTCAGGTCAGCTTGCCAACCATGACTAGGTGAGCAGACTTGGTCAGTCCCTGCCTCCTAGGAGCTTACACTTGTAGCTTTCCCAGGTATTCTAGCTGTCGCATACTGAGACCAGAGATTGGAGTT
It contains:
- the LOC141104727 gene encoding uncharacterized protein; this translates as MDKKKRHLTKRILNLTLEIIYLLTGEDYVPLRKSGDHMTPNSHPFVSGRWSRSQSRNLEPPPFSLAPEKINDKKILQLTSKIIELLTGEEFDYLEEDTNFYKDVKVEKSQMLQVSDGSSNGNSPERCPLYSRDSTQEHQEIPQEDHNIPEKSTPISRDVLVDQKAEDMQEVKAFIVTQIHTAEELNVMGDDRCKEEEIPPEISTGAYGNFPDSEPISPHGFETDEHFAEDTKEESNSFPVSGHTGYFASPPDTMVPSIGRGGDQIYICTDCGESFLCKSHLVSHQKFHLGKKQYVCPECGKCFAYNSHLVRHRITHTGEKPYSCEDCGKCFTQKSYLTLHERCHTGEKPFSCSECGKCFARNASLCMHQRIHTGEKPFSCSDCGKSFSQRSYLLLHQTCHRGNKPYSCPQCGKCFTTNSYLTKHQRTHMGDQPCL